A window of the Hordeum vulgare subsp. vulgare chromosome 5H, MorexV3_pseudomolecules_assembly, whole genome shotgun sequence genome harbors these coding sequences:
- the LOC123397335 gene encoding 2-oxoisovalerate dehydrogenase subunit beta 2, mitochondrial-like, with amino-acid sequence MLDAGAEDDAGTLELGDYVGRPVLGNEGEDEGRMGAAPAVSPNPSSAATKGHHLPDLTVLGRHLKSPCKTHAVLVLSTGGAPSSAPEAQHHSYVFGEDVGFGGVFRCTTRLAERSRKQRVFNAPLCEQGIAGFAIGLAAMDNRAIAEIQFADYIFPAFDQIVNEAAKFRYRSGNEFNCGGLTIRSPYGAVGHGGHYHSQSPEAFFCHVPGLKVVIPRSPREAKGLLLASIRDPNPVIFFEPKWLYRLSVEEVPEGDYMLPLSQAEVIRKGSDITLVGWGAQLAVLEQACEDASKVSYSC; translated from the exons ATGCTGGACGCCGGAGCTGAGGACGACGCCGGGACGCTGGAGCTCGGAGACTATGTCGGGAGGCCGGTGCTGGGAAACGAAGGCGAAGACGAAGGGAGAATGGGGGCAG CGCCCGCCGTCTCCCCGAACCCTAGCTCCGCCGCCACGAAGGGCCACCACCTCCCCGACCTCACCGTCCTCGGCCGCCACCTCAAGTCCCCCTGCAAGACCCACGCCGTCCTCGTCCTCTCCACCGGCGGCGCCCCTTCCTCCGCCCCTGAAGCGCAGCACCA CTCTTACGTCTTTGGAGAGGATGTGGGTTTCGGCGGCGTCTTCCGTTGCACGACAAGGCTAGCCGAACGATCCAGGAAACAGAGAGTATTCAATGCGCCATTGTGTGAACAG GGTATTGCCGGATTTGCTATTGGCTTAGCAGCAATG GACAATAGAGCTATTGCTGAAATACAGTTTGCAGATTATATCTTTCCAGCATTTGATCAG ATTGTCAACGAAGCCGCTAAATTCAGATACCGAAGTGGAAATGAATTTAACTGTGGAG GTTTAACAATTCGATCTCCATATGGAGCTGTTGGACATGGTGGTCACTACCATTCACAGTCACCAGAGGCTTTCTTCTGCCATGTTCCTGGCCTGAAG GTTGTCATACCTCGGAGTCCACGTGAGGCCAAGGGACTTTTGCTGGCCAGCATTCGTGACCCAAACCCAGTCATCTTTTTCGAGCCAAAG TGGTTGTACCGTTTGTCTGTTGAAGAAGTTCCTGAGGGGGACTATATGCTGCCTTTATCCCAGGCGGAA GTGATCCGCAAAGGAAGTGATATAACACTTGTTGGTTGGGGAGCTCAACTTGCAGTGCTGGAACAAGCATGTGAAGATGCTTCAAAGGTCAGTTATTCATGCTAG